The DNA region tttaactatttttagcCATAAGATCAAAGCAATTGATCAACACGAATGTCAGGCTAATGCTACAAAGTTGCCAAGAAGGCAAGAAGGAAAAGGAAATCCAGTCAATAATGGATTGGTTGAGCACAGTAGTGGTATGAAAGgtattttaattgcaaaaccTAAGGTTCGACTAAAACCTGAGCGATAGATGTGACATCTCTTGGAGGTATTTTCCCACTTACAGGGCTCACAGCTGCCAAAACATTCGACAGTGTATCTGTAATTTCAAAACCCATTCAGCTGTTTCAGCTTTATGATTCATATTACTTAAAGCCGCTAAAGATAAATTTATGGCTATTCCCAGCGCAGTTTTATGAAACTTCTGGTCAGTTCCCGAAGGGAGTTGGAAGTAGGCAGTCGCTTAGAAAGTATTTAGTCAACGCAAAAACGTCTGATGGATTTCAGTCAGGTTCTGGATAAGTGTGGAAACTATGGGAGGTTCCAAGTGATGATCCTTTTGCTGTACGGCTACACAAATATCCTGGGATCACTGCACTACTTTTCGCAGACCCTCATCACCTTCACACCAGAGCATTGGTGGGTGGACACAAAATAGGTGATTGGTCCTCACTAACATCTGATCTTTCTTATATAGGTGCTTTCATGCTGACCTTAAGGGTCTCAGTATGGAGGAGATTCGCTCAGTATATCAAAACATATCCGCCTCATCCTGCACGCCCCTTTTGGGCGTAGTCAACGGCACAGGAGTAGTAGCAACGGACCGAAAGTGCAGGAGCTGGATTTTCGACAGGGAGAACGGCTACGAAAGCATCACCACCGAGGTATAAAGCCATAAAATATATGCTGAAGAAGTGAATACTATTGATGTCCCACTTCAGCTCAAATGGGTCTGTGACAAATCCCCCCATTCAGCAGTGGGCCAATCCTTCTTCTTCATGGGTTCAGTCGTGGGCACCATAATCTTTGGCTATCTGTCGGATCAGATAGGTCGTCTGCCTTCTCTGTTGATGGCCACCTTGTGTGGTGGCACTGGGGACTTTATTACCTCCTTTGTGCACACTCTGCCATGGTTCGCCTTTTCCAGATTCATGTCGGGACTATCCACGGATACCATGTACTACCTAATGTACATATTGGGTAATATCCTTCTTAATTGAAATCATGATATTAAATTAATCTATCTACCCCATATTGTCAGTCTTTGAGTACTTAAGCCCTAAGAGCCGTACCTTTGGCCTCAACATCATTTTGGCCGTATTCTACTGCTTTGGACTGATGACCTCGCCCTGGGCCGCCATTTGGATTGGTAATTGGCGTCACTATCTCTGGCTAGCATCTCTCCCAGCACTGGGTGTCCTTATATATCCCTTCCTGATCTGCGAAAGTGCTCAGTGGCttttaaccaaaaaaaagtacGACGAGGCGGTGATCTGCCTGAAGAAAGTGGCCAAGTTCAATGGGCGACAGGTGGAGGAGTGCGTTTTCGATGAGTTTGTCACATTCTATCGGGAAAGGGCACTCCAGGATGACAAGCTGAATAGTCACGAGGACACTTTTTTAGCCATGTTTATGACCCCTCGGTTGCGTCGATTCACTTTGACATTGCTCGTGAAGTCGTAAGTTCTTTACATGACTTTAGatttaaatgcattatttAATGTCTCCTTTCGGTTATAGAGTCATTATAACCCTCTCATGTGATGTGATTAATCGGAATATGGAGGGCTTAGGCACTTCGCCCTTTAAGCTCTTCTCCTTCACATCGATTGTATACCTCCCAGCAGGAGTGGCTATCCTCTTGTTGCAGAATAAGATCGGACGCAAGGGCATGGCCTGCACCGCCCTTTTTGTGGGTGGACTTATTACCACGATGACGGGATTTCTGATAGCCCACTTGGATCCCATGGAGAACGCTCTGCTGCTGGCTATCATGGTGGGACTGGGACGATTTGGAGCCACCGTTTCCTACGATGCGGAGATCCAGTACGCAGCGGAGATCATTCCGACCAGTGTGCGTGGACAGGCGGTGTCCAACATCCATGTGGTGGGATTGGCCTCCAGCTCACTGGCCTTTTATGTGATCTACCTCGCCCAGTACTACAAGCCGCTCCCCTCGATCTTCATTAGCTGCCTGATGTTTTTTGGGGCTGGACTTTGTCTCACATTACCGGAGACGTTGAacaagtttgtttatttaacttaaattctgaacaaataatttattgcagGGTTTTTTATCAGGAAGCTGCCCGAAACCTTGGCGGATGGAGAAAAGTTTGCCCTAAACGAGAGTTTCCTCTACTTTCCTTGTTTTTcaagaacagaaaaaaatgtaagGATTGATAGTGCTTAACAAAAAATTGAAGACAAATTAAAGTGAACCTCTGGCTGAGAACACTGAAACTTAGTTTGTCATTGTCATCCGATTTAAAATATCCTCCACGAAGACtgataaaattaataaatttaaaagttataaGTTCGTCGTTTAGTTTTCGTTAGATTTTGTATAGATATCATATACAAAATGCTCATCTGCTTTCTTACTATTTAAATTGCTTTGACTTTCTGACGTCACGAATTTAATCGTAGCTATAATACCTGTAAATAAACAGCATTGCATGTTTGCAATCACCGACCCCAAAAATCTAT from Drosophila santomea strain STO CAGO 1482 chromosome 3R, Prin_Dsan_1.1, whole genome shotgun sequence includes:
- the LOC120451994 gene encoding organic cation transporter-like protein, which encodes MDFSQVLDKCGNYGRFQVMILLLYGYTNILGSLHYFSQTLITFTPEHWCFHADLKGLSMEEIRSVYQNISASSCTPLLGVVNGTGVVATDRKCRSWIFDRENGYESITTELKWVCDKSPHSAVGQSFFFMGSVVGTIIFGYLSDQIGRLPSLLMATLCGGTGDFITSFVHTLPWFAFSRFMSGLSTDTMYYLMYILVFEYLSPKSRTFGLNIILAVFYCFGLMTSPWAAIWIGNWRHYLWLASLPALGVLIYPFLICESAQWLLTKKKYDEAVICLKKVAKFNGRQVEECVFDEFVTFYRERALQDDKLNSHEDTFLAMFMTPRLRRFTLTLLVKSVIITLSCDVINRNMEGLGTSPFKLFSFTSIVYLPAGVAILLLQNKIGRKGMACTALFVGGLITTMTGFLIAHLDPMENALLLAIMVGLGRFGATVSYDAEIQYAAEIIPTSVRGQAVSNIHVVGLASSSLAFYVIYLAQYYKPLPSIFISCLMFFGAGLCLTLPETLNKKLPETLADGEKFALNESFLYFPCFSRTEKNVRIDSA